The stretch of DNA CGGAGAAATCCGCTTACTTCAATTTCAAACTCATACTCTTCATTATACCATTTTTTCATGATGATCCTCCCAAAAAAAAGAAAACAATGTACATCATTTAATACCTGTTGTCAAAGATACGGTTTGACTTCTTTTCACTTCTGGGCAGGTCTCCTATGTACACTGCTTTAGGAACTACAGTCACACCAACTCTTTCTTTGAAGTGGTTCCGGACATTCATTTCGATATTTTCCCGCTTTGATTCATCACACTCAGTCTCGAAGAATATGGTCATTATGTCTTTGCCGTTTAGATGATCAATCATCACCTGATACTCGCTGCTGACTCCATCGACTTCTTTTAGAACCTCGTCGATCTGTCCAGGAAAGATATTGACGCCTTTTACTTTCACCATGTCATCAGTGCGACCTATCAGGATGTCTATGCGGGGATGACTGCATCCACATAAGCATTTTCCAGGAATGATTCTTGTTAAATCATGAGTTCTGTATCTGATAAGTGGGGCTCCTTCTTTTCTCAAGGTGGTGATTACCAGCTCTCCGATTTTTCCGTCCGGCAGGGCTTCGCCGGTTTCTGGATCAATTATCTCAAAATAAAGAAAATCATCCCAATAGTGAATTCCAGATGCATAGTCGCAGCTTATTCCGATCCCGGGTCCATATATTTCAGTAAGGCCATATATGTCATACAGTTTTACACCAAGTTCGCTGGCTATTCGGTTTCTCATCTTCTCTCCCCATCTTTCGGATCCGATGAGGGCTCTTTCAAGGTGAATCTTATCATTTAATCCTCTTCTGGTGATTTCCTCAGCCAGAAGAAGAGCATACGAAGAAGTGGCACACAGCACGGTGCTTTTCAGGTCAAGCATCATCTGTATCTGTTTATCTGTATTTCCGGGTCCCATCGGTATGACCATGGCACCATGTTTTTCGGCTCCAGCCTGAAATCCTATACCAGCAGTCCAGAGGCCGTATCCAGGAGTGATCTGCACTCTGTCTATGTTTGAAACACCTGCCAATTCATAGCATCTTTCAAACATCACAGCCCAGTCTTCAACGTCTTTGGCAGTGTATGGGATAATTATAGGAGTGCCGGTAGTTCCGGATGATGAGTGGATACGGACAATCTTCTCATCAGGCACTGCCTGCAGGCCTAATGGATACGCATCCCTGAGTTCCCATTTGTCTGTTAAAGGGAGAGTTTCAAAATCTTCCTTTGTGCATATTTTGTTTAAATCAATGTCTTTATATTTTTTGTTATAAAAAGGGCTTTTTTCCTTAATGGAATCCAAAACCTTTTTTATTGTACATAGTTGATCATCACTCATCATGTTAGGTCATCTAGGTATGTATTTCCTAGTAATTATACTAACGGTGCGCTTGCTCCAATTTTTAGTGCTTTGTTGTTGATATCTAAAAGTTTGGGGGGAATGCGGCGTTTAAGAGTGGACTGCATTTCCTCTATTGTGATTCCAAGGCATCCAGAATTGGCAGCTACACCTAGAAGGCAGACATTCAGCACCTTGGAGTTTCCGACTTCTGCACAGAGTTCATTGCCCTCCACCATCAGCGTCTTCTGGGAAGCGTTCTTCAGAAAATCCAGAATCTCATTGAGATGATAATTGTCTTCCAGAGATGAAGTCACCGGTTTGACTGGACTAACGCTTATTATCGCGACTCCATTTCTCTTTAGATATGGAAGGCAGCGGGCCGCTTCTGCAGGTTCAAAGCCGATAAGCACATCCGCATAGCCTTTAGGAACTAAAGGCGACATGGCAGGACCGGTTCGTATGTGGCTTACAACAGATCCTCCGCGCTGAGCCATGCCTATAGTCTCTGCACTTCTGACTTTTTCTCCTCTTTCCATTAAAGTGTCTGCGATAAGCTTTGACGCCAGAACGGTTCCCTGGCCACCGACTCCAGTGATGATGTAATTCATCAAGATTCCTCCTGCTGTGCAATAGCTTCTGAAGGACAGACCTGAGAGCATAGGTTACAGCCAACGCAGAGTGAAGAATCAATGTACACTTTTCCTTCAGAGTATACTATGGCCGGACATCCCAGTTCTTTGATGCATTTCCTACAGGCTGTGCATTTGTCTGTGATAATTAGATGCGGTTTGGGTTTTGAGATAGCAATGCAGGGAGCTTCGAAGATCACGGCAGATACACTCTCAAACTCAGCAGCTTCTCTGACTGCAGAGACGGCTTTCTCCAGATCCAGCGGGTTTGACTTAATTATCTTCTTTACGCCGATGGCTTTGAGAACGCCAGCAATGTCTATTTTCTCTGCTATTGCCCCTGTAGCTTTGACTCCTGTGCCGGGATGCGGCTGGTGTCCAGTCATAGCGGTAGTGGAATTATCCAGGATTATCACAACAATTTTTGTCTGGTTGTAAACAGCGTTTACTACCCCTGGTATCCCAGTGTGGAAAAATGTGGAATCGCCGACAAATGCAAAATTAATCGTCTGAGGGTTAGCACGCTGCAGCCCCTGCGCCATTGTTATTCCTGCACCCATGCAGAGGCACGTATCCACCATTTCTAAGGGTTTAGCGTTTCCGAGGGTGTAACAACCTATATCGCCAGAAAAGATGGCATCGAGACCCTTTGCAGCTTGTTTTACTGCATAGAATGATGCCCGGTGCGGACAGCCCGCACAGAGCACAGGAGGACGAATCGGAAGACCCGGCATAGAAAGCGGTTCTTCATCTTGGGGGATGTTCAGAAATATTGAGACTGCAGACTTCACAAGCTCTGCAGAATACTCTCCGGCGAAAGGCATATTGCCCGTCAGTTTGCCGAATATTTTGGTTTTAAGGTTGTGCTTTCCACAGATGTATGTAAGCTCCCTTTCTACGACTGGATCCAGCTCTTCGATCACCAGGACTTTCTCGAGGCCGTCTAAGAACTTTAAAGCGAGCTCTTCAGGGAACGGATATGCAGTGGCGACTTTCAAAACTCTGCAGGCCGTATTCAGCGAGTCTAAAGCTTCTTTTGAGTAAGCGTATCCTATGCCGGATGATGCAATCCCGACTGCATTATTTCCACTAATCCCATTAAATCTGTATGATGAAAAGTCTTTACCCATCTGCGAAATCTTTTTCTCCAGTACAATGTGGTTCTGATATGACAGCTTAGGAAAAATTGCCCATTTAGGATCTTTTATGAAACCTTCTGCCTCAATGCATTTTCTATCCTGTTTT from Candidatus Methanomassiliicoccus intestinalis Issoire-Mx1 encodes:
- a CDS encoding phenylacetate--CoA ligase family protein, whose product is MSDDQLCTIKKVLDSIKEKSPFYNKKYKDIDLNKICTKEDFETLPLTDKWELRDAYPLGLQAVPDEKIVRIHSSSGTTGTPIIIPYTAKDVEDWAVMFERCYELAGVSNIDRVQITPGYGLWTAGIGFQAGAEKHGAMVIPMGPGNTDKQIQMMLDLKSTVLCATSSYALLLAEEITRRGLNDKIHLERALIGSERWGEKMRNRIASELGVKLYDIYGLTEIYGPGIGISCDYASGIHYWDDFLYFEIIDPETGEALPDGKIGELVITTLRKEGAPLIRYRTHDLTRIIPGKCLCGCSHPRIDILIGRTDDMVKVKGVNIFPGQIDEVLKEVDGVSSEYQVMIDHLNGKDIMTIFFETECDESKRENIEMNVRNHFKERVGVTVVPKAVYIGDLPRSEKKSNRIFDNRY
- a CDS encoding indolepyruvate oxidoreductase subunit beta: MLMNYIITGVGGQGTVLASKLIADTLMERGEKVRSAETIGMAQRGGSVVSHIRTGPAMSPLVPKGYADVLIGFEPAEAARCLPYLKRNGVAIISVSPVKPVTSSLEDNYHLNEILDFLKNASQKTLMVEGNELCAEVGNSKVLNVCLLGVAANSGCLGITIEEMQSTLKRRIPPKLLDINNKALKIGASAPLV
- the iorA gene encoding indolepyruvate ferredoxin oxidoreductase subunit alpha encodes the protein MQRLLMGNECIALGAIHAGVKCVCGYPGTPSTEILETVVKENPGDIYVEWSVNEKAAIEVAAGASYSGVRTLVTMKQVGLNACSDPVMCLVYIGIKGGMVIVVADDPGPISSQTEQDTRHFASFSKLPIFDPSTPDEAYEMIEDAYEYSEKYKTPVIFRPTTRICHGYSSIDLKQDRKCIEAEGFIKDPKWAIFPKLSYQNHIVLEKKISQMGKDFSSYRFNGISGNNAVGIASSGIGYAYSKEALDSLNTACRVLKVATAYPFPEELALKFLDGLEKVLVIEELDPVVERELTYICGKHNLKTKIFGKLTGNMPFAGEYSAELVKSAVSIFLNIPQDEEPLSMPGLPIRPPVLCAGCPHRASFYAVKQAAKGLDAIFSGDIGCYTLGNAKPLEMVDTCLCMGAGITMAQGLQRANPQTINFAFVGDSTFFHTGIPGVVNAVYNQTKIVVIILDNSTTAMTGHQPHPGTGVKATGAIAEKIDIAGVLKAIGVKKIIKSNPLDLEKAVSAVREAAEFESVSAVIFEAPCIAISKPKPHLIITDKCTACRKCIKELGCPAIVYSEGKVYIDSSLCVGCNLCSQVCPSEAIAQQEES